From Paraglaciecola sp. L1A13:
GCATGTTAAATATCGTCGCTAAGCGGGAAACTTTCACTGGCCCTGCTCAAAATGGAGATACAGAAAACACTGCGACGTTGCCCTATACCTCTGCACGACTTCGAACTATTAATAAAGGCGATTGGCAATATGGGCGTTTCGAAATTCGCGCTAAATTACCGCAAGGACAAGGCAGTTGGCCAGCTATTTGGATGTTGCCAACTGATTGGGTGTACGGTGGCTGGGCTGCGTCTGGTGAAATTGACATTATGGAAGCCGTTAATTTAAAAACACCGTCTGATGCAGAGGGTGTATCACCTGAAACACTAGAGTCTAGAGTGCATGGCACGCTTCATTACGGTGGTTCTGCTCCAAACAATGTGTATACCGGCACACCTTATGTTTTTCCAACTGAACAAAACCCGGCTGATGTGTTTCATCTATACGCACTTGAATGGGAAAAGGGCGAGATCCGCTGGTACATCGATGGTCAGCATTACGCTACTCAGCGTCAGAACGGTTGGTACAGTCAATTTACAGAAAATGGCAAGCTGATGAACGGGGCAGAAGATGCACCCTTTAATCAACGCTTTCATATGTTATTGAATTTGGCTGTGGGTGGCACGTGGTCAGCCAAGGTTAACCAAAAAGGGATAGATGAAAGCATCTTCCCCCAGTCAATGCTAATTGATTACGTTCGCGTATATGAATGTAGCGCAGACCCTGCAACCGGACGAGGGTGTGCAAAGATCAATGCGAACGCAAAATTAGTTAAAGGGAAAACTCCATCTAATGCTGATTAATGTGAAACCGTAACAGCTAAAGTATTCGACAATAAAATATAAAAACGCCGAGCTATTGCTCGGCGTTTATTTATTCAATAAATTCAGCTTCGGTTTTTAGTAGGCGTTCTTATTTATAAAGCCACGCGTAACAGTAGCGAGAATAATTCGAATGTCCAACCACACTGACCAACGATGAATATAGTCTAAATCGTATTCAACTCGTTTAATCATCTTATTAATGGTTTCGGTTTCGCCGCGAAAGCCGTTGATTTGTGCCCATCCGGTAATGCCTGGGCGTACTTTATGACGCAGCATATAGCCTTCAATCAATTTACGATATTCTTCGTTATGAGCCACAGCATGGGGGCGAGGGCCAACAACCGACATTCGGCCTTGTAGTACATTAATAAACTGTGGCAATTCGTCTAATGATGTTTTGCGTAAAAAAGCGCCTAAGGGCGTAATACGCACATCGTTTTTAGTCGCTTGCTGCACGCTATCGCCGTTATCTTGCACTGTCATAGAGCGAAACTTGTAAACCTTAATCATCTGGCCATCTAAGCCATAACGATTTTGTTTGAAAATAACGGGCCCTTTTGAGGTGAATTTGACGGCAAGAGCAATAAATAGCATTGGGATGGCGATCATCATTAAAATAAGCGAAGAAACAACAATATCTTCAAGACGCTTCGTTATATCGCCAGCACCTTGAAAAGGCGTATCAAATACGCTCAAAGTTTGTATCGAACCCACACTCTGCCAACGAGCATTAAGCAAGTTATACATAAAGAAGTTTGGAATAATTGAAACGGTAGCTGTGGTGTCACTGCACATGTTCAAAATTTGCATAATGCGCTTTTCTGCACTCATAGGCATGGCAATGTAGATGTAGTCCACTTCACTTGCTTTGGCTAACTTAATCGCATCCTCAATCGTGCCCCTGACTTCGTGCTGAATTTCATGGGGGATACGCGCCGGCGCTCTATCGTCGTACATACCTTTGAAAATGATGCCCAATTGATCATTTTCCATAATCTGATTTGCCAAGCTATAACCGGATTGTGTTGCACCAATAATAATCGCCCTACGTGTATTGTGACCATGTTTACGGTGACGGAATAATATTTCACGAAACACCACCCGCCAGCCCACAAGGGTAGGGGCACAGATAACTAACCAAGATATAATAACGAAGTTTGATGCCACAATGGTGTCGGGGAAAATAAACGCGTAAGTAGTGGTAACAAGAGATGATATTCCCCACGCAACCATCGCCCATTTAATCATCAATGTATTCGACGCAGTACGCCAAGAGCGGTATAAATCTACGGCTTCAGCACAGAGCATATAAGAAATAATGCTGACAAAAAGTAATAATAAATCAGATGAGCCGATCGGCAACCCCTGATATAGCAAAACAAGAAAGTAGATTAAAGTAATGATGATCATATCGACTAAACGATACAGCGTAGAAAAACTACTTTGATTACTTTGAATTATGCCGCCAGGGCTTTTGTTAAGCATGTTTATTTACCATTAATGTTTTGTATTACTGTTTAAAATTTTATTTTCAGAGGTTAAACGCACCGAATTGGAGTTGGGTCGTTATTTTGCGACATGTCAATGTCGCTAATATCCAACACCTGAAAAATTAAAAAATTAAAAAATTCCCTTTAACTTCAGCGTTTTGACAAAACATAGAAGTTAGCGTGTTCCCAGCCTGTCGCATTATACATGCTATTCTGTTGTTTAATTACGACATATTTTTGTTTTTTTTATGACATTCAGGCTAATTCATATGAAAACAAAGCACACTCGTTTTTGTGGCCGCAATTTAAATCGTATTTTCACAGGACTTGTCTAATTGTTAATCGATGTCAAAGCAAAAAGTAGACCACTACTTAATAAAATTGTGCGCAAGCGCAATTTAGCAGCGAAAATAGGGCACTTATCCCAGTCATTAGTCTAATTCCGCGGTAATTCCATCAATTTATTCATGTGATACCTGTATTATAATCAGGTAACGGTTGGAAGATTTAGCTAGTCTTTGAGTGTAATGCTAAGGGTAAAGATCCGAGCATGAGTTTTTGTATAAGCTTTTCATTGTAAAATTCACATGGTTACTGATTTGACCTAGCGAAATCTTGGTTTAACATGCACGGGTTATAAAATACTAATCAATAAGTTGGCTAGGCTCGGCGTGATTGATGGCATAGATTTCGCTTATGGAGACGCCTGCCGAGTTTTTGCATTGTTTGTTTTGTACATTTTCCGTAATTTTTTTCGCAAATTTTTCATAACAATGCGCTAATTTCACCAGA
This genomic window contains:
- a CDS encoding family 16 glycosylhydrolase, with amino-acid sequence MIQHKLVIAVILSIATLGGCVMANKPVNPEDASQKSEWELVWADEFNGPSIDSTKWSFEQNCHGGGNHEQQCYTNKADNAFQANGMLNIVAKRETFTGPAQNGDTENTATLPYTSARLRTINKGDWQYGRFEIRAKLPQGQGSWPAIWMLPTDWVYGGWAASGEIDIMEAVNLKTPSDAEGVSPETLESRVHGTLHYGGSAPNNVYTGTPYVFPTEQNPADVFHLYALEWEKGEIRWYIDGQHYATQRQNGWYSQFTENGKLMNGAEDAPFNQRFHMLLNLAVGGTWSAKVNQKGIDESIFPQSMLIDYVRVYECSADPATGRGCAKINANAKLVKGKTPSNAD
- a CDS encoding undecaprenyl-phosphate glucose phosphotransferase; translated protein: MLNKSPGGIIQSNQSSFSTLYRLVDMIIITLIYFLVLLYQGLPIGSSDLLLLFVSIISYMLCAEAVDLYRSWRTASNTLMIKWAMVAWGISSLVTTTYAFIFPDTIVASNFVIISWLVICAPTLVGWRVVFREILFRHRKHGHNTRRAIIIGATQSGYSLANQIMENDQLGIIFKGMYDDRAPARIPHEIQHEVRGTIEDAIKLAKASEVDYIYIAMPMSAEKRIMQILNMCSDTTATVSIIPNFFMYNLLNARWQSVGSIQTLSVFDTPFQGAGDITKRLEDIVVSSLILMMIAIPMLFIALAVKFTSKGPVIFKQNRYGLDGQMIKVYKFRSMTVQDNGDSVQQATKNDVRITPLGAFLRKTSLDELPQFINVLQGRMSVVGPRPHAVAHNEEYRKLIEGYMLRHKVRPGITGWAQINGFRGETETINKMIKRVEYDLDYIHRWSVWLDIRIILATVTRGFINKNAY